The following are encoded in a window of Natrononativus amylolyticus genomic DNA:
- a CDS encoding alpha/beta fold hydrolase — MPSIQCNGANLYYEDHGDGEPIVFLHGATAGLRYFESQLTDLSNEYRCLALDFRGHGRSEKTELGHTLPQHARDVRAVLEQLDLDDAVVVGWSMGALISWEYVDQFGTDRIRALVDVDMEPSPLQRAGYDYGSYTVEGLRDALVGIQTNPLERLDQQIEALLKDPPSRKRRTMMFDESSRTPPPISGAMLLELMREYRAVLPEIDVPTLVCAGTDEKWRSVASVEYAAELIPNARFKLFEESGHCLTIEEPEKFNRVVSDFVTSL; from the coding sequence ATGCCGAGTATCCAGTGCAACGGAGCGAACCTCTACTACGAGGATCACGGTGACGGGGAACCGATCGTCTTTCTTCACGGTGCAACGGCGGGTCTCAGGTACTTCGAATCTCAACTGACCGACCTCTCGAACGAGTACCGTTGTCTCGCGTTGGATTTCAGAGGCCACGGTCGGTCGGAGAAGACCGAACTCGGTCATACGCTGCCGCAACACGCTCGCGACGTACGAGCGGTTCTGGAGCAGCTCGATCTCGACGATGCCGTGGTCGTCGGTTGGTCGATGGGTGCACTCATCTCGTGGGAGTACGTCGACCAGTTTGGCACGGATCGAATTCGCGCATTGGTCGATGTAGATATGGAACCCTCACCGCTGCAACGAGCGGGTTACGACTACGGGAGTTACACCGTCGAAGGGCTCAGGGACGCACTCGTGGGTATACAAACGAATCCACTCGAGCGACTTGACCAGCAAATCGAGGCATTACTCAAAGACCCCCCGTCCCGAAAGCGCCGGACCATGATGTTCGACGAGTCCTCCCGAACCCCGCCACCGATTTCGGGAGCGATGCTCCTTGAACTGATGCGTGAGTATCGAGCTGTTCTGCCCGAGATCGATGTCCCGACCCTGGTATGTGCCGGTACGGACGAAAAGTGGCGAAGCGTCGCTTCCGTCGAATACGCTGCGGAACTCATCCCAAACGCCCGATTCAAACTCTTCGAGGAGAGCGGCCACTGTCTCACCATTGAAGAACCCGAGAAGTTCAACCGAGTGGTGAGCGACTTTGTTACATCGCTTTGA
- a CDS encoding DNA methyltransferase has product MTSEPYYTAENGACYHGDSRELLEELPDESIDLVLTSPPFALTKKKEYGNKDTEEYNDWFMEFAEKIKRVLKPTGSFCHRYRR; this is encoded by the coding sequence ATGACGTCCGAGCCCTACTATACTGCAGAAAATGGGGCGTGTTATCATGGAGATAGTCGTGAACTCCTCGAGGAGCTCCCCGATGAGTCCATTGATCTTGTACTAACATCTCCACCATTTGCCCTGACGAAGAAAAAGGAGTACGGAAACAAGGATACAGAGGAGTACAACGACTGGTTCATGGAGTTTGCAGAAAAGATCAAACGTGTTCTCAAGCCGACTGGCTCTTTTTGTCATCGATATCGGCGGTAG
- a CDS encoding IS6 family transposase, producing the protein MQLADLLSESYGAEFDEAWVRERTATPVRVFAVCLHATGCSLRETQAILRLISVERSHQAIWHWVHRLADSVPDPPRAKPSRVAVDETTVKINGDWSWVYAAIDLDSRLILDVAVFGRRGTDPAAAFLHRLAEKHDFSEMMFLIDGYGYLTALSRLGLSGQLDYVERNLIEKWFHTFKMRVDRFHNSWVGSRASVRDRIVMFVHYYNTQRPHQSLNGQTPAEVLN; encoded by the coding sequence ATGCAGCTCGCAGACCTGCTCAGCGAGTCATACGGGGCGGAATTTGATGAAGCTTGGGTGCGTGAGCGGACGGCGACGCCCGTTAGGGTGTTCGCTGTCTGCCTCCACGCGACCGGTTGTTCGCTTCGGGAGACACAAGCGATCCTTCGCTTGATCAGCGTCGAACGTTCTCATCAAGCGATCTGGCACTGGGTACATCGGCTGGCTGACAGCGTGCCAGACCCGCCGAGGGCGAAGCCCTCGCGGGTCGCGGTTGACGAGACTACTGTCAAGATCAACGGCGACTGGTCTTGGGTGTACGCTGCAATCGATCTCGACTCTCGGCTGATTCTTGATGTCGCAGTGTTCGGACGCCGAGGCACCGATCCAGCCGCTGCGTTCCTGCATCGATTGGCCGAGAAACACGATTTTTCCGAGATGATGTTTCTCATCGATGGCTACGGATATCTGACTGCCCTCTCTCGGTTAGGGTTGAGCGGCCAACTCGACTACGTCGAGCGAAACCTGATTGAAAAGTGGTTTCACACCTTTAAGATGCGAGTTGACCGCTTCCATAACTCGTGGGTGGGAAGTCGAGCGAGCGTCAGAGATAGGATTGTGATGTTCGTACACTACTATAACACACAACGACCGCACCAGTCACTCAACGGACAGACGCCAGCGGAGGTGCTAAACTAG
- a CDS encoding thiolase domain-containing protein — translation MRDAYIIGAGQSSYGAFPSESYRSLFQIAFETTVDSVENEFDPKDIDEVVLGTLGVGGRQLGLSGPAVTEYVGLNGTPTNRVENACAASGFAVRQAVQAVKSGMADVVLAGGFEIMSDMSSNATKYWLGVSGETQWERLAGTTFSGVYAQMASAHMEQYGTTQEQLSRVAVKNHANGAKNPHAQLDFECTLDDAQAAPVIADPLNLYHCCPTSDGAACVLIVSEDVVSQYTDTPIRVSGVGAGSDKVGLFQRDTYTRIPASEKAAEAAYKMAGIGPSDIDFAEVHDCFTIAELLAYEDLQFCKRGESGEFIECGATEIDGKIPVNTSGGLKSKGHPIGATGAGQVVEVFKQLSNNAGERQLENPIRGLTHNVGGSGGAAVVHIFEKKKGVKT, via the coding sequence ATGAGAGATGCCTATATAATTGGCGCTGGCCAATCATCGTATGGTGCGTTTCCCTCAGAAAGTTACCGGTCATTATTTCAAATAGCATTTGAAACTACGGTTGATAGTGTTGAAAATGAATTTGACCCCAAGGATATTGATGAGGTGGTCCTGGGGACTCTTGGAGTCGGGGGTAGACAGCTTGGCCTCTCCGGGCCTGCAGTAACAGAATACGTCGGTTTGAATGGAACGCCCACCAATCGAGTCGAAAATGCCTGTGCAGCAAGTGGGTTCGCCGTTCGACAAGCCGTTCAAGCAGTCAAATCTGGGATGGCCGATGTCGTTCTTGCTGGTGGTTTCGAAATTATGTCAGATATGAGTTCGAATGCCACAAAATATTGGCTCGGTGTTTCTGGAGAAACCCAATGGGAACGCCTAGCCGGTACGACATTTTCCGGGGTCTATGCACAAATGGCTTCAGCGCACATGGAACAGTACGGGACTACACAAGAACAACTCTCACGAGTAGCGGTCAAAAACCACGCAAACGGAGCAAAAAACCCACATGCTCAGTTAGATTTTGAGTGTACACTAGATGATGCACAGGCTGCGCCAGTAATTGCTGACCCCCTTAACCTCTATCATTGTTGCCCAACTTCAGATGGTGCGGCTTGCGTCCTAATTGTGAGTGAAGACGTTGTTAGTCAATACACTGATACCCCCATCCGGGTTTCCGGGGTTGGTGCTGGCAGTGATAAAGTTGGACTCTTTCAACGTGATACATACACAAGAATTCCTGCAAGTGAAAAAGCTGCAGAGGCTGCATACAAGATGGCAGGTATTGGTCCGAGCGATATTGATTTTGCAGAAGTTCACGATTGTTTTACAATCGCAGAGTTGCTTGCCTATGAAGATCTCCAATTCTGTAAGAGGGGTGAATCCGGCGAGTTCATCGAATGCGGTGCAACAGAAATTGACGGCAAAATTCCGGTTAACACGTCCGGTGGGCTCAAATCGAAAGGCCATCCAATCGGTGCAACAGGTGCAGGACAAGTTGTCGAAGTATTCAAGCAACTTTCTAATAATGCGGGTGAGCGTCAACTTGAAAATCCAATACGCGGACTTACGCACAATGTAGGTGGGAGCGGTGGTGCCGCTGTAGTCCATATCTTTGAGAAGAAAAAAGGGGTGAAAACATGA
- a CDS encoding zinc ribbon domain-containing protein, with product MTGITGIGAYVPQYSISAKEFRNAWGEFKGPGISKKAVPAFDEDSLTMAYEAAKRALDAAETDLENVGWLGFASSRPPIAEGDLTAHLGAMLAIPHSATLQLFTGSTRAGTRALWAGIDAIEAGVDTAVVVAADAPYGKPDGEIDHSAGAGAAAFVLESDGPAEIKDRGEYATPYSGTRFRNIDQKETTGLGITQYDRNAFTDTISQAMSSFEADLDTDAVAVQAPNGKLPYRLAKEFNIDAEKIQNAVTVHKHGDLGAASVPISLSHALASGHETVLAVSYGSGSGADAVVVKADGPVPNRTALETAIPLTYTEYLRHRGVITTDPPAGGGAYVSIPTWQRSLAQRYRLKAGRCSECGALSFPPEGACESCGKLAEYELEELSVTGKIETVTTISQGGAPPEFAEQQAKSGDYVSAIISFDTKDNKETVSLPAMGTSATSADYEIGEEVTSTIRRIYTQEGVTRYGFKMCPLSLDRQE from the coding sequence ATGACAGGGATTACTGGAATCGGTGCCTACGTTCCTCAGTACTCTATAAGTGCAAAGGAATTTAGAAATGCATGGGGAGAATTCAAAGGGCCAGGAATCTCAAAAAAAGCAGTACCAGCATTCGACGAAGATTCATTGACTATGGCATATGAGGCTGCCAAGCGAGCACTCGATGCAGCCGAGACGGACTTAGAGAACGTTGGTTGGCTTGGGTTTGCGTCATCAAGACCACCGATAGCCGAAGGTGATTTAACAGCTCATTTAGGCGCGATGCTTGCAATCCCTCACTCAGCAACTCTGCAATTATTCACCGGGAGCACACGTGCTGGAACTCGTGCGCTATGGGCGGGAATTGATGCAATCGAGGCTGGTGTAGATACAGCTGTTGTTGTCGCTGCAGATGCGCCATACGGAAAACCAGATGGTGAAATCGACCACAGTGCCGGTGCCGGTGCCGCAGCATTTGTACTCGAGTCAGACGGACCGGCTGAGATCAAGGATCGTGGAGAGTACGCAACACCATACTCTGGAACTCGTTTCCGCAATATCGATCAAAAGGAAACCACAGGGCTAGGTATCACTCAATACGATAGAAACGCGTTCACCGATACAATCAGTCAGGCGATGTCGTCGTTCGAGGCTGATCTCGATACCGACGCTGTTGCAGTTCAGGCACCAAATGGAAAGCTACCGTATCGGTTAGCAAAAGAATTTAACATTGATGCTGAAAAGATACAAAATGCAGTAACTGTACACAAACACGGCGATTTGGGTGCAGCGAGTGTACCAATTTCATTATCCCACGCACTTGCTAGCGGTCACGAAACCGTTCTTGCGGTCTCATATGGTAGTGGTTCGGGAGCAGATGCAGTTGTTGTAAAAGCTGACGGCCCCGTTCCTAATAGAACAGCGCTTGAAACGGCAATTCCACTCACATACACAGAATATTTGCGTCATCGAGGAGTTATTACGACAGATCCACCAGCCGGTGGCGGTGCCTACGTTAGTATTCCAACTTGGCAACGTTCGCTTGCGCAGCGATACCGGTTAAAAGCAGGGCGTTGTTCAGAATGTGGAGCACTTTCATTTCCTCCAGAAGGGGCTTGTGAAAGCTGTGGCAAATTAGCTGAGTACGAGCTTGAAGAGTTGTCTGTGACTGGAAAAATTGAGACTGTCACAACGATATCGCAAGGAGGTGCCCCACCAGAGTTTGCCGAACAACAAGCTAAATCTGGTGACTACGTCTCGGCAATCATCTCGTTCGATACAAAAGACAACAAAGAGACGGTTAGTCTGCCTGCAATGGGTACAAGTGCTACATCTGCTGATTACGAAATTGGAGAGGAGGTTACGTCAACGATTCGACGCATCTATACACAGGAGGGAGTCACCCGATATGGTTTCAAGATGTGTCCTTTGTCCCTAGACCGTCAAGAGTAG
- a CDS encoding Nramp family divalent metal transporter, translating to MGIIDTQRLRELGPAALISAAFIGPGTITTASALGAEYAYLLVWTVVFSITATIILQEMSARLGLVTGKGLGEAIYSEFKHPVIRYSAIGLVVAAILIGTAAYQVSNFVSSGEGLVMVTGTSTNIWTPLAALVAFAVLWVGSYKLLEYIFIGIVGLMGFAFIFNAIVIGPNFSGMASGFIPTIPDGSAYLIAGVIGTTIVGYNLFLHASTVQEKWGGTDGLEASRTDTIFMMSLGGIIMLSIMVTAAGVFPEGTELGNVSQMADQLEPIFGGWAFYFFAVGFFAAAFSSAITAPLAAAYATAGVLGWERDMKATRFRAIWVSVLAFAFIFSTFEYDVIQLIIFAQVANGLLLPILAVFLLYAMNNDRLLGEYTNSTTQNILGALVLVVVIIIASQTLYDQLVLGPGLGGMIPF from the coding sequence ATGGGAATAATCGATACACAGCGACTACGAGAGTTGGGGCCTGCCGCATTGATTTCAGCAGCATTTATCGGGCCTGGCACTATCACAACCGCGAGTGCATTGGGTGCTGAATATGCATACCTACTCGTTTGGACGGTTGTGTTTAGTATTACAGCGACAATCATTCTTCAAGAGATGAGCGCTCGGTTAGGACTCGTTACTGGAAAAGGATTGGGAGAAGCAATCTACAGCGAGTTCAAACATCCAGTTATACGTTATTCCGCAATTGGGTTGGTTGTGGCTGCGATCTTAATTGGGACAGCTGCATATCAGGTCAGTAATTTCGTATCCAGTGGTGAAGGACTGGTGATGGTCACAGGGACCAGTACGAATATTTGGACCCCCCTCGCTGCATTGGTAGCGTTTGCCGTATTATGGGTCGGTAGCTACAAATTATTAGAATACATATTCATTGGTATCGTCGGCCTCATGGGATTCGCGTTTATTTTCAACGCGATCGTTATTGGCCCGAACTTCTCCGGAATGGCATCTGGATTCATCCCAACTATCCCCGACGGATCGGCATACTTGATCGCAGGCGTAATTGGAACTACGATTGTCGGTTACAATCTGTTCCTGCATGCAAGCACAGTTCAGGAGAAATGGGGTGGTACTGATGGTCTAGAGGCGTCTCGTACAGATACAATATTCATGATGTCGCTAGGGGGAATTATTATGCTCTCGATCATGGTCACTGCTGCTGGCGTGTTCCCTGAAGGAACCGAACTCGGCAATGTGAGTCAGATGGCTGACCAACTCGAGCCTATCTTCGGTGGCTGGGCCTTCTATTTCTTCGCGGTCGGATTCTTCGCAGCAGCGTTCTCGAGCGCTATAACCGCACCGCTCGCAGCTGCATATGCTACAGCGGGTGTTCTTGGATGGGAACGTGACATGAAGGCTACGCGCTTCCGCGCAATTTGGGTGTCAGTCCTTGCTTTCGCTTTCATCTTCTCGACGTTCGAATATGACGTCATTCAGTTGATTATCTTTGCACAAGTTGCAAACGGGCTATTACTACCAATCTTAGCAGTCTTCCTGCTATATGCAATGAACAACGACAGACTCCTTGGGGAGTACACCAATAGTACGACGCAGAACATACTCGGTGCCTTAGTTCTGGTTGTCGTAATTATCATCGCGTCTCAGACGCTCTATGATCAATTGGTCCTCGGACCCGGACTTGGAGGAATGATCCCCTTCTAA
- a CDS encoding ribbon-helix-helix protein, CopG family translates to MTERVTASLDADSIEALETLCTKTDSPQSEIVRRALTFYATNFEAANGHASDKLGQHYQMLMSGEHVLLDIDFFHVFLEYCYADGDPEPELVQAIDRVSDYHAREYATEFETIGDLLTWLSFCGFLEVQRNTEDTYHVIFPSEATRWFATRFIERSTVEMPLEIDIERGVLKAIIIEQVAN, encoded by the coding sequence ATGACAGAGCGAGTTACAGCATCGCTTGATGCAGATTCAATCGAAGCGCTTGAAACACTTTGTACGAAAACTGACTCTCCACAGAGTGAGATAGTCAGACGCGCACTCACATTTTATGCGACTAATTTTGAAGCAGCAAATGGGCATGCAAGCGATAAACTTGGTCAACACTATCAGATGCTCATGTCGGGTGAACATGTGCTACTTGACATTGATTTTTTTCATGTTTTCCTTGAGTACTGCTATGCGGACGGAGACCCTGAACCGGAACTAGTCCAAGCTATCGATCGAGTCTCAGATTATCACGCTCGTGAGTATGCTACTGAATTTGAAACAATTGGAGACCTGCTAACATGGCTCTCGTTTTGTGGGTTTCTTGAGGTGCAGCGAAACACTGAGGACACTTACCATGTGATATTCCCGTCTGAAGCAACACGATGGTTTGCAACCCGATTTATTGAACGTAGCACGGTTGAAATGCCCTTAGAAATTGATATCGAGAGAGGTGTGCTTAAAGCGATTATAATTGAACAAGTGGCCAACTAA
- a CDS encoding alcohol dehydrogenase catalytic domain-containing protein, with translation MSSNPDEMTGTMKAIGFHEHGDIDQIELLDVPIPSIGDNDVLVNVKASSLNHQDLFAVRELDHYITEYPFWGGGDIAGVVEVVGDDVSDWSAGDRVVVNSRISCRECDLCLNGEQSMCRNLKVIGEHRRGGFAEYVDVPERNLHPLPDHVSFETAAAVPIAAGCAWRALMNRGDIRPPHDLLVVGATGGVGTYAIQIAKNVIGVETLYAITGSESKTERLQEMGVDHVINYNEEEFDRKIWELTDKTGVDAVFNTVGGDTWVKSMRCLRNGGKFITSGATAGPNPETEIRLIFMRQLEVFGSTSHSHSDFVDMLDHVWNGRIEPVIQETIRLSDYEVAFEKMANRGLYGKLILTQS, from the coding sequence ATGAGTAGCAATCCCGATGAGATGACTGGAACTATGAAAGCTATTGGATTTCACGAACACGGTGATATTGATCAGATCGAGTTGTTAGACGTCCCAATTCCTTCTATAGGAGACAATGACGTATTGGTCAATGTTAAAGCATCCTCGCTCAATCATCAGGATTTGTTCGCAGTTCGAGAACTTGACCACTATATTACGGAGTACCCGTTTTGGGGCGGCGGTGATATTGCTGGTGTAGTTGAAGTTGTCGGTGATGACGTCAGTGACTGGTCCGCTGGTGATCGGGTTGTCGTCAATTCTCGCATCTCCTGTCGCGAATGCGATCTTTGTCTTAACGGGGAGCAGTCTATGTGCCGAAACCTAAAAGTCATTGGTGAACACCGGCGGGGGGGATTCGCTGAATATGTTGATGTTCCTGAACGAAATTTGCATCCTCTTCCTGACCATGTCAGTTTCGAGACTGCCGCGGCGGTTCCTATTGCAGCAGGATGTGCTTGGCGGGCACTTATGAATCGCGGTGATATTCGACCACCACACGATCTTTTAGTAGTTGGTGCCACTGGGGGTGTCGGAACATATGCTATCCAAATTGCAAAGAATGTCATCGGTGTCGAGACACTCTACGCAATAACTGGTTCGGAATCGAAAACTGAGAGACTTCAAGAAATGGGGGTAGACCACGTTATCAATTACAATGAAGAGGAATTCGATAGGAAAATATGGGAACTTACTGACAAAACGGGAGTTGATGCCGTATTTAATACTGTCGGAGGCGATACTTGGGTAAAGTCAATGCGATGTCTGCGGAACGGAGGCAAGTTCATTACTTCTGGAGCGACAGCCGGTCCTAACCCCGAAACTGAAATTCGGTTAATCTTCATGCGCCAACTGGAGGTGTTTGGAAGTACCTCGCATAGCCACTCTGATTTCGTAGATATGCTTGATCATGTTTGGAACGGACGTATTGAACCCGTAATTCAGGAAACTATTCGGCTCTCCGATTACGAAGTGGCTTTTGAAAAAATGGCGAATCGGGGCCTTTATGGGAAACTCATTCTGACTCAATCGTAG
- a CDS encoding MFS transporter: protein MIFTMGTPFSYGVFIGPFSTTFQISPVVLSTIFSVMLFTFFIGAGVVSILTSQVPARLLILVCAVIIGILSPSLYFVESYVGLLVVFATMGLALGMVFVVIASIVPRWFRENRGFAIGIIFAGNGLGLFLLPPAWQLAISYRGVREGFFIIMTSTMVTFFIAGIVCRRPHWADRSTTSTNDLLRWIRRGSRTRSFRLLFVGVACTFAWYQMLAAYAIDLFTHRGLAESTASLAFGLIGGVSIISRIGSGYIADSLGARGAFLASLSCSAIGIGLFLAPQFSILILAIFLTGIGLGGSATLYIPVLLRTYGPEKDTAIVGTSNIAIGVAALAVPPIGTGIVNYTGSFEPAIVLTFVTTVLAIVTVGLGATKTHA from the coding sequence ATGATATTTACAATGGGGACTCCGTTCTCGTATGGGGTTTTTATAGGACCTTTTAGCACTACTTTTCAGATATCTCCCGTTGTCCTCTCGACGATATTTTCAGTCATGTTATTCACATTTTTCATTGGAGCCGGAGTGGTAAGCATCCTCACATCACAAGTTCCAGCTCGTTTGCTAATACTGGTTTGTGCGGTAATAATTGGCATATTGAGTCCATCACTATATTTCGTTGAATCATATGTCGGACTACTCGTAGTCTTTGCTACAATGGGACTAGCGCTGGGGATGGTATTCGTTGTAATAGCGTCGATTGTCCCACGATGGTTTAGGGAGAATCGTGGATTTGCAATAGGAATCATTTTCGCGGGAAACGGCTTAGGCCTATTTCTACTTCCACCTGCTTGGCAGCTTGCTATCAGCTACCGTGGTGTGCGTGAGGGATTTTTTATTATAATGACGTCTACCATGGTTACATTTTTTATCGCAGGAATTGTCTGCCGACGACCGCATTGGGCAGATCGTTCGACAACTTCCACCAACGACCTTCTTAGGTGGATTCGAAGAGGGAGTAGAACGCGCTCGTTTAGGTTATTGTTCGTCGGTGTTGCATGCACGTTTGCGTGGTATCAAATGCTCGCAGCGTACGCAATTGATCTCTTCACACACCGTGGGCTTGCAGAATCGACTGCATCTCTGGCATTTGGACTCATTGGCGGTGTGAGTATCATCTCGCGAATTGGAAGTGGATACATTGCAGATTCGCTTGGAGCTCGAGGAGCGTTTCTGGCATCGCTTAGTTGTTCGGCGATAGGAATCGGTTTGTTCCTAGCACCGCAGTTTTCAATACTGATACTAGCTATTTTCTTAACTGGTATCGGACTAGGAGGAAGTGCAACCCTCTACATACCCGTGCTCCTTCGAACGTATGGTCCAGAAAAAGACACCGCCATCGTTGGGACCTCAAACATCGCGATTGGAGTCGCTGCGTTGGCAGTGCCTCCGATTGGAACTGGAATTGTTAACTATACCGGATCATTCGAGCCAGCAATTGTGCTCACATTTGTTACGACAGTTCTGGCAATTGTAACAGTAGGACTCGGCGCTACGAAAACTCACGCCTAG
- a CDS encoding SDR family NAD(P)-dependent oxidoreductase: MDLQLEGQTAIVIGGTTGIGRGITERLYEEGVNVVPTSRTEKSVEEAARAVECPIVHPTDITCQDDIESLLETTTAQIGAVNILINSSGLIQEATSPEEMSIEQWDTIIETNLYGPFLASKMVPPYMDGENKNILNVSSMVEEVPLKGMSAYVTSKFGVKGLTKNLALDYANDDIRVNAIAPGNVVTRQNEDVLTKDTVQDLILDRTPMGRYANVEEIADPAAFLVSPRASYATGETFVVDGGFTLK, encoded by the coding sequence ATGGACCTTCAACTTGAGGGGCAGACAGCAATCGTGATTGGAGGAACAACCGGTATCGGTCGTGGAATTACCGAACGGTTGTATGAAGAAGGAGTGAACGTCGTCCCGACGAGTCGGACTGAAAAGAGCGTTGAAGAAGCAGCGCGTGCAGTTGAGTGCCCCATAGTTCACCCAACAGACATTACGTGTCAGGATGATATTGAGAGTCTACTGGAAACAACCACTGCTCAGATTGGAGCAGTCAACATTCTCATCAATAGTTCTGGACTAATTCAAGAAGCAACTTCGCCAGAAGAGATGTCAATCGAGCAGTGGGATACCATCATCGAAACGAACCTATATGGTCCGTTCCTCGCGTCAAAAATGGTTCCCCCCTACATGGATGGGGAGAACAAAAACATCCTAAACGTAAGTTCAATGGTAGAAGAAGTGCCACTAAAAGGGATGAGTGCGTACGTTACATCCAAATTTGGCGTAAAAGGTCTTACAAAGAATCTCGCATTAGATTACGCAAATGATGATATTCGCGTTAACGCAATTGCACCAGGAAACGTAGTGACAAGACAAAATGAGGATGTACTGACGAAGGATACAGTCCAAGATCTGATTCTCGATCGAACTCCAATGGGAAGATATGCGAATGTAGAAGAAATAGCAGATCCAGCTGCATTTCTAGTCTCACCGAGGGCAAGCTACGCAACTGGTGAGACATTTGTCGTGGACGGTGGATTCACACTCAAGTGA
- a CDS encoding MaoC family dehydratase: protein MPRLSVGDTAQASLKITDETINQYADLVGDRNPFHTDPEYAAESIFGGKFAHGMLIAGVISAAMTELPGENIYLAQDISFEHPVFPGDTVTATVTASEYLGDDRMEIDTVVKTESETIITGTAVQLMVREE, encoded by the coding sequence ATGCCTCGTCTTTCGGTCGGCGATACCGCCCAAGCAAGTCTTAAAATTACTGACGAAACAATCAACCAATATGCAGATTTGGTTGGAGATAGAAACCCATTTCACACAGATCCAGAGTACGCCGCAGAATCGATTTTCGGAGGGAAGTTTGCGCATGGAATGCTAATCGCCGGTGTAATCAGCGCAGCGATGACAGAGTTACCAGGGGAAAATATCTATTTGGCGCAAGATATTTCGTTTGAACACCCTGTGTTTCCAGGAGATACTGTAACTGCGACCGTTACTGCATCGGAATACTTGGGTGACGATCGCATGGAGATCGATACAGTTGTCAAAACCGAGTCAGAAACTATTATTACGGGAACTGCAGTCCAGCTTATGGTCCGAGAAGAATAA
- a CDS encoding enoyl-CoA hydratase/isomerase family protein, which produces MAHALIETTESDGHVHITLANEEKPNPINAQLQKELNSVLGDLENDESVRVVSITGQGSSFAVGADISEMHGWLQNKEWDELMRFLRSGQELMSRISDLPVPTLASINGYALGGGLELALACDLRFASRSATVGFPEINLGMIPGWGGTQRLPNVVGQSTAKDILLTGRHIDSESALEMGLIDRVTADDQLDETVDDYAATIVEKPSHTTRYMLDAVEASKTDSTEMGLSHELMCDMFASFPAETTDRVESFMDRS; this is translated from the coding sequence ATGGCACATGCGTTAATAGAGACAACCGAGTCAGACGGCCACGTTCACATTACATTAGCTAATGAGGAGAAACCGAATCCAATTAATGCTCAACTGCAGAAGGAACTCAACAGTGTACTAGGTGACCTCGAGAATGATGAATCGGTACGAGTGGTGTCAATTACCGGACAAGGGAGCTCGTTCGCGGTAGGTGCCGATATCTCAGAGATGCATGGTTGGTTACAAAACAAAGAGTGGGACGAACTAATGCGGTTTCTTCGGAGCGGGCAAGAGTTGATGAGTCGAATAAGTGATCTTCCGGTACCCACACTTGCTTCAATAAACGGATACGCACTAGGTGGAGGACTGGAACTGGCTCTTGCATGTGATCTGCGGTTCGCCAGTCGCTCTGCGACCGTTGGTTTCCCGGAAATCAATCTCGGGATGATTCCTGGTTGGGGTGGCACACAGCGCCTCCCTAACGTCGTTGGTCAAAGTACTGCAAAAGATATACTCCTTACCGGCCGCCATATTGACTCAGAGTCAGCCCTAGAAATGGGTCTAATTGATCGAGTGACTGCAGATGATCAATTAGATGAAACGGTCGACGACTATGCTGCGACGATTGTTGAAAAACCGTCTCACACGACGCGGTATATGTTAGACGCAGTCGAAGCTAGTAAGACCGACTCTACAGAAATGGGGCTTAGTCACGAGTTGATGTGTGATATGTTTGCTAGTTTTCCTGCCGAGACTACAGATCGAGTAGAATCCTTCATGGATCGTAGTTAA